Proteins encoded within one genomic window of Deltaproteobacteria bacterium GWC2_65_14:
- a CDS encoding Rossman fold protein, TIGR00730 family, protein MQEFAGIETWRVFRIMSEFVEGFESLRDVGPAVSIFGSARTKQKDWSYKTAVNVAEALSRRGYSIISGGGPGIMEAANRGAKRGKGLSIGLNIHLPEEQRPNRYQDRSLHFKHFFARKVMFVKYAAGYVIMPGGFGTLDEFFESLTLMQTGKIRRFPVVMMGEGYWKGLLRWMRTVMIREGTISLSDLDLFHVTDDPLHAADFIIQRHRESIRPIGERRKFALPPEGPPML, encoded by the coding sequence ATGCAGGAGTTCGCAGGAATCGAAACGTGGCGCGTCTTCCGCATCATGAGCGAGTTCGTGGAGGGGTTCGAATCGCTGCGGGACGTCGGCCCGGCCGTCTCGATCTTCGGCAGCGCCCGCACGAAGCAGAAGGACTGGTCCTATAAAACCGCCGTCAATGTCGCCGAGGCCCTCTCCCGCCGCGGGTATTCCATCATCTCCGGGGGAGGCCCCGGGATCATGGAGGCGGCCAACCGCGGCGCCAAGCGCGGCAAGGGGCTTTCCATCGGGCTGAACATCCACCTCCCCGAGGAGCAGCGTCCGAACCGGTACCAGGACCGCTCGCTCCACTTCAAGCACTTCTTCGCCCGGAAGGTGATGTTCGTCAAGTACGCGGCCGGATACGTCATCATGCCGGGCGGGTTCGGGACGCTGGACGAGTTCTTCGAGTCGCTCACCCTGATGCAGACCGGGAAGATCCGCCGGTTCCCCGTGGTGATGATGGGGGAGGGCTACTGGAAGGGGCTTCTCCGGTGGATGCGGACGGTCATGATCCGGGAAGGGACGATCTCCCTATCCGACCTCGACCTCTTCCACGTCACCGACGATCCGCTCCATGCGGCCGATTTCATCATCCAACGTCACCGGGAGAGCATCCGGCCGATCGGCGAGCGGCGCAAGTTCGCCCTCCCCCCGGAAGGCCCCCCGATGCTGTAG
- a CDS encoding secondary thiamine-phosphate synthase enzyme → MHSYRKELWFEIPKRMAFVNITREVEACLKESGIREGLCLVNAMHITASVFINDDEGGLHQDYARWLEELAPHEPISRYQHNRTGEDNGDAHLKRQVMGREVVVAVTGGKLDFGPWERIFYGEFDGRRRKRVLVKILGV, encoded by the coding sequence ATGCACAGCTACCGGAAGGAGCTCTGGTTCGAGATCCCGAAGCGGATGGCGTTCGTGAACATCACCCGGGAGGTCGAGGCCTGCCTGAAGGAGAGCGGGATCCGGGAGGGGCTGTGCCTGGTGAATGCGATGCACATCACCGCCTCGGTCTTCATCAACGACGACGAGGGGGGTCTGCACCAGGACTACGCCCGCTGGCTGGAGGAGCTCGCCCCGCACGAGCCGATCTCGCGATACCAGCACAACCGGACCGGGGAGGACAACGGCGACGCGCACCTCAAGCGCCAGGTGATGGGGCGGGAGGTGGTGGTCGCGGTCACCGGGGGGAAGCTCGACTTCGGCCCCTGGGAGCGGATCTTCTACGGCGAGTTCGACGGCCGCCGAAGGAAGCGGGTCCTGGTCAAGATCCTCGGGGTGTGA
- a CDS encoding protoporphyrinogen oxidase, whose amino-acid sequence MTRIAIVGAGISGLATAHYLVRLLSQAGKSAEMVILEAEKVPGGKMRTIVEDGFRMEWGPNGFLTNKPHSLDLVRELGIEDRLARSSDLARKRFIYSGGTMHRLPETPQAFFLSNLLSLRGRLRICGEPFAPGPPVGVDESLGDFARRRLGEEALEKLIDPMVTGIFAGDPDRMSLASCFPVIRDLERRYGGLVKGMISLARERSKAGDKREMSAGPGGVLTSFDDGVQALIDVLAERLADGLHLGVSVEQARRREGKFLLSLLEDGQRGEIDADGVVFAIPAYATAEIVRPLDPTLSDALVAIPYSPISVVALGYDRATLGHPLDGFGFLIPRRERRRILGALWDSSVFANRAPEGKALIRAMVGGVRRPDLASLPSEELVALTRSELSSILGIKAEPVLAKAFFHEKGIPQYLVGHGKVLERIEGRLAAHPGLFVNSNAYRGIALNDCVLQSRLTAERIAGGNER is encoded by the coding sequence ATCGTCGGGGCGGGGATCTCCGGGCTGGCCACCGCCCACTACCTGGTCCGCCTCCTCTCCCAGGCGGGGAAAAGCGCCGAAATGGTAATTCTCGAGGCGGAGAAGGTCCCCGGCGGGAAGATGCGCACGATCGTCGAGGACGGTTTCCGGATGGAGTGGGGGCCCAACGGGTTTCTCACGAACAAGCCCCACTCCCTGGATCTGGTCCGGGAGCTGGGGATCGAGGACCGGCTGGCCCGCTCGTCGGACCTGGCCCGGAAGCGCTTCATCTACTCCGGCGGGACGATGCACCGGCTCCCCGAGACCCCGCAGGCCTTCTTCCTCTCGAACCTGCTCTCCCTTCGGGGGCGGCTCCGGATCTGCGGGGAGCCCTTCGCGCCCGGGCCTCCCGTGGGGGTGGACGAGTCGCTCGGCGACTTCGCGAGGCGGCGGCTCGGGGAGGAGGCGCTCGAGAAGCTGATCGACCCGATGGTCACCGGCATCTTCGCGGGGGACCCGGACCGGATGTCGCTGGCCAGCTGTTTCCCCGTGATCCGCGACCTGGAGCGGCGGTACGGCGGGCTGGTCAAGGGGATGATCTCGCTCGCGCGGGAGCGGTCGAAGGCGGGCGATAAGCGGGAGATGTCGGCGGGGCCGGGAGGGGTTCTCACCTCGTTCGACGACGGGGTGCAGGCATTGATCGACGTCCTCGCGGAGCGGCTCGCGGACGGCCTGCACCTCGGCGTCTCGGTCGAGCAGGCGCGGCGGCGGGAGGGGAAGTTTCTCCTGTCGCTGCTGGAGGACGGCCAGCGCGGGGAGATCGACGCGGACGGGGTCGTCTTCGCGATCCCCGCCTATGCCACGGCGGAGATCGTCCGGCCGCTCGACCCGACCCTCTCCGACGCGCTCGTCGCGATTCCCTATTCCCCGATCTCCGTGGTGGCGCTGGGGTACGACCGGGCGACGCTCGGGCACCCGCTGGACGGGTTCGGATTCCTCATCCCGCGGAGGGAACGGCGCAGGATCCTCGGGGCGCTCTGGGACTCGAGCGTCTTCGCGAACCGGGCGCCGGAGGGAAAGGCGCTGATCCGGGCGATGGTGGGCGGGGTGCGGAGGCCGGACCTCGCCTCGCTGCCTTCGGAAGAGCTTGTCGCCCTCACCCGCTCCGAGCTGTCGTCGATCCTGGGGATCAAGGCCGAGCCGGTCCTCGCCAAAGCCTTCTTCCACGAGAAGGGGATCCCCCAGTACCTGGTGGGTCACGGCAAGGTGCTTGAACGGATCGAAGGGCGGCTGGCCGCCCACCCCGGGCTGTTCGTCAACAGCAACGCCTACCGGGGGATCGCGCTGAACGACTGCGTGCTGCAGTCCCGCCTGACGGCGGAACGGATCGCGGGGGGTAACGAACGATGA